A genomic region of Desulfosarcina ovata subsp. ovata contains the following coding sequences:
- a CDS encoding IS110 family transposase produces the protein MKKIVKYVGLDVHKDSITIAIADEGRDGNVRVYGKISNDLGQIDNVMRKLISQNAELHCVYEAGPCGYPIYRHLTSKGIDCVVVAPALIPKKTGDRVKNDRRDATHLATLHRSGELTPVYVPDQADEALRDLVRARKDIQISLRKVKQQINAFLLRQGINYPGKSKWSKAHLNWLADLKMPHPAQHIALTEYLDAMGDHEARVKRIEKAIEQCCQTSRLLPVIEALQALRGISLLSAVTVVAELGDLSRFDTPAQLMAYLGLIPSEHSSGGTIKKGPITKTGNTHARRTLIESAQAYRMPARKSKAIRKRQEGLPDDVLDIAWNAQLRLCHRYRRLIAKGKNHNVVITAIARELAGFIWAIARAVPIVAAER, from the coding sequence GTGAAAAAGATTGTAAAGTATGTTGGTTTGGATGTCCACAAAGATTCGATTACCATTGCTATCGCCGATGAAGGACGTGACGGAAACGTTCGAGTGTATGGAAAAATCAGCAACGACCTGGGGCAGATTGATAACGTCATGCGAAAACTGATTTCACAAAACGCCGAATTGCATTGTGTTTATGAAGCAGGTCCATGCGGATATCCAATCTACAGGCATTTAACAAGCAAGGGAATCGATTGCGTTGTCGTTGCTCCGGCGCTGATCCCCAAAAAAACCGGTGATCGGGTTAAAAACGATCGCCGAGATGCAACCCACCTGGCGACGCTCCACCGTTCCGGAGAACTGACGCCGGTGTATGTCCCCGATCAGGCCGATGAAGCACTTCGTGACCTGGTACGTGCACGAAAAGACATCCAAATATCGCTCCGCAAAGTCAAACAACAGATCAATGCCTTTTTATTGCGACAAGGGATCAATTATCCAGGTAAAAGCAAATGGAGTAAAGCGCATTTAAATTGGCTGGCGGATCTGAAGATGCCGCATCCGGCCCAGCACATTGCCCTTACCGAATACCTGGACGCCATGGGAGACCATGAGGCCCGCGTTAAGCGCATCGAAAAAGCGATTGAGCAATGTTGCCAAACCAGTCGATTGCTTCCGGTTATCGAGGCTCTGCAAGCGCTCAGGGGGATTTCTTTGCTCAGCGCGGTGACCGTCGTCGCTGAACTGGGGGATCTGAGCCGTTTCGATACGCCGGCACAGCTGATGGCCTATTTGGGTCTGATCCCATCGGAGCATTCAAGCGGTGGCACCATCAAAAAAGGCCCCATTACCAAAACCGGCAATACCCATGCCCGCAGGACGTTGATCGAATCGGCTCAGGCCTATCGTATGCCGGCCCGGAAAAGTAAGGCGATCCGTAAACGCCAGGAAGGCTTGCCGGACGATGTTTTGGATATTGCCTGGAATGCACAGCTACGACTATGCCACCGCTACCGCAGGTTGATTGCAAAGGGCAAAAACCATAACGTGGTCATCACCGCGATTGCACGCGAGTTGGCCGGTTTCATCTGGGCCATTGCCCGGGCTGTTCCAATCGTGGCCGCTGAAAGATGA
- a CDS encoding FMN-binding protein, with amino-acid sequence MREIIKITVALTISCLVAGLVIGTTFIFTAKAKQHNEHLNVQQTMLGLLGYGPRRPAAPGLALHQVYRYILRDADTLRMGYMVPAVNGSGEGYAWVVLDLKGRFLERHDLTVTPEAALSAEDRKKAIAKTLNPGTEIDFADTMIIACLDDKRMAYLLPGEFPGFKTFIKAMVALNADFQLLGLEVIEHEEDPGLGGEITQDYFKNQFVGKSFETLKRLTVIKEPLPADYERYLTSMGMGDKGLSDSEAAEIHEQYKDQDIHALTGATISSAAVTNGVKAMVKKFAYRIQILDQALADGDVTVLF; translated from the coding sequence ATGAGAGAGATTATCAAGATTACCGTTGCCCTGACCATCTCCTGCCTGGTGGCGGGCCTCGTCATCGGCACGACCTTCATCTTCACGGCCAAGGCCAAACAGCACAACGAGCATCTCAATGTGCAGCAGACCATGCTCGGCCTGCTGGGATATGGTCCCCGGCGACCCGCGGCGCCCGGACTCGCGCTGCACCAGGTTTACCGCTACATCCTGCGCGATGCGGATACGCTGCGCATGGGATATATGGTCCCGGCCGTAAACGGCAGTGGTGAAGGGTACGCATGGGTGGTGCTCGATCTGAAAGGTCGATTTCTCGAACGCCACGATTTGACAGTGACACCCGAAGCGGCCTTATCCGCCGAAGACCGCAAAAAAGCCATAGCAAAAACGCTGAATCCGGGAACCGAAATTGACTTTGCCGACACCATGATCATCGCCTGTCTCGATGACAAGCGCATGGCCTATCTGTTGCCCGGTGAATTCCCCGGGTTCAAGACCTTCATCAAGGCCATGGTGGCCCTGAACGCCGATTTTCAACTGCTGGGACTGGAAGTGATCGAGCACGAGGAAGACCCCGGACTGGGCGGTGAAATCACCCAGGACTATTTTAAAAACCAGTTCGTCGGTAAATCCTTCGAAACACTCAAGCGGCTCACCGTCATCAAGGAACCGCTGCCCGCGGACTACGAACGCTATCTCACATCCATGGGCATGGGAGACAAAGGCCTGTCGGACAGCGAGGCGGCCGAGATACACGAGCAGTATAAGGATCAGGATATCCACGCCCTGACCGGCGCCACCATATCCAGTGCGGCGGTGACCAACGGTGTCAAGGCCATGGTGAAAAAATTCGCCTATCGCATTCAGATTCTGGATCAGGCCCTGGCGGATGGTGACGTTACGGTTCTTTTTTAG
- the rsxE gene encoding electron transport complex subunit RsxE, with amino-acid sequence MAATTKTNMQLVVNGLLNENPIFRLALSMCPAVGISTTVANGLLLGVAVLFVQVFSSCTIALIKDHIHPRIRIPTYTLTIATWVTVIDLVLAAFLPVAYKAMGIFVRLIVAFAIITMRLEVFACRNTVVASFWDGIGMGFGFMFGMVTLGAVREVMGMGTFLGYDVLGFRPMLFFVLPAAGFFLVGFMMAVFNYVETLYQRRAKRGS; translated from the coding sequence GTGGCAGCAACCACAAAAACCAACATGCAGCTGGTCGTCAACGGCCTGCTCAACGAAAACCCCATCTTTCGGCTGGCCCTGAGCATGTGCCCGGCCGTGGGAATCAGCACGACGGTGGCCAATGGACTGCTTCTCGGTGTGGCCGTTCTTTTCGTACAGGTCTTTTCCAGCTGCACCATCGCCCTGATCAAGGACCACATTCATCCGCGCATTCGCATTCCCACCTACACGTTGACGATCGCCACCTGGGTGACGGTGATCGACCTGGTGCTGGCGGCCTTTTTGCCGGTGGCCTACAAGGCCATGGGGATTTTCGTGCGCCTGATCGTCGCATTTGCCATCATCACCATGCGTCTGGAGGTATTTGCCTGTCGCAACACCGTGGTCGCCTCGTTCTGGGACGGAATCGGCATGGGTTTCGGCTTCATGTTCGGCATGGTGACGCTGGGGGCGGTACGCGAGGTGATGGGAATGGGCACCTTCCTCGGTTATGATGTGCTGGGGTTCAGGCCCATGCTCTTTTTCGTATTGCCGGCAGCCGGCTTTTTCCTGGTCGGGTTCATGATGGCGGTTTTTAATTATGTGGAGACGCTCTACCAGCGGCGGGCGAAACGAGGATCGTGA
- a CDS encoding Rnf-Nqr domain containing protein, with protein MKKDTTAIWALFLLIATILIGGCKAPHFIKTARFEKADQIVLTFAGAVNADWAANPDHFTVNEKPDPDILLDVKSVSLNPDQTQLTITLADPINQDQPHQVMVKEIVSQSRSLGTQGVLVSKPYFGYLFSILLGALLIQNFVFSKYLGLCVFFGTSQKKSTAVGMGITFTFVIVFASLMSWFLYQFVLKPYRLDYLQIIVFIGLVSLTVQAVDTILRKINPALFKAFGVYLVLVIANCIVIAVPLILADNEYNMLESLMLALGAGLGFLLALFLMSSVRERLELADIPPSYRGLPIAFIVAGLFALSFMGFSGMSIF; from the coding sequence ATGAAAAAAGACACAACGGCAATCTGGGCGCTCTTTCTGCTGATCGCCACCATTCTGATCGGCGGCTGCAAAGCGCCCCATTTCATTAAAACGGCCCGGTTCGAGAAAGCGGACCAAATCGTGTTGACCTTCGCCGGAGCGGTGAATGCTGATTGGGCGGCAAATCCCGACCATTTCACGGTCAACGAAAAACCGGACCCCGACATCCTTCTGGACGTTAAAAGCGTCAGCCTGAACCCGGATCAAACCCAATTGACCATCACGCTGGCCGACCCCATCAATCAGGACCAACCCCACCAGGTGATGGTCAAGGAGATCGTTTCCCAAAGCCGAAGCCTGGGCACACAAGGGGTTCTCGTATCCAAGCCTTACTTCGGATACCTGTTCAGCATTCTGCTGGGTGCCCTGCTCATCCAGAACTTCGTCTTTTCCAAATATTTGGGGCTCTGCGTCTTTTTCGGCACGTCACAGAAAAAAAGCACCGCCGTGGGTATGGGCATCACCTTCACCTTCGTTATTGTCTTCGCATCCTTGATGTCATGGTTCCTATACCAATTCGTACTCAAGCCCTACCGCCTGGACTACTTGCAGATTATCGTCTTCATCGGACTGGTATCGCTCACCGTTCAAGCCGTGGACACGATCCTGCGCAAGATCAATCCGGCACTGTTCAAGGCCTTCGGCGTTTACCTGGTGCTGGTGATTGCCAACTGCATCGTCATCGCCGTACCGCTGATCCTGGCCGACAACGAATACAATATGCTGGAAAGCCTTATGCTGGCCCTGGGAGCCGGGCTTGGATTTCTATTGGCCCTGTTCCTGATGTCTTCCGTGCGTGAGCGACTCGAACTGGCCGATATTCCCCCATCCTACCGGGGGCTGCCCATCGCGTTCATCGTAGCCGGTCTTTTTGCCCTCTCGTTCATGGGTTTTTCCGGCATGTCGATCTTTTAA
- a CDS encoding HAD hydrolase-like protein has protein sequence MRLYQKRYRRRGLFKSRVYKGIQTMLSGIKRDGANFFVVTAKPKVFAEHVVSYLGIGDHFKRIYGSKSEGRRSDKTALICYVLEQERLPSDKTIMVGDRHYDIIGAKANGIHSAAVLWGNSTKGELSACEPDMLVGTPTDLIGELGRLWP, from the coding sequence GTGCGGCTTTACCAAAAAAGATATCGCCGTCGGGGGCTTTTTAAGAGCAGGGTTTATAAAGGGATTCAGACGATGCTGTCCGGGATTAAAAGGGACGGTGCAAACTTTTTTGTAGTGACCGCCAAACCAAAAGTATTTGCCGAACATGTTGTTTCCTACCTGGGAATTGGCGATCACTTCAAGCGTATATACGGTAGTAAATCGGAAGGCAGGCGAAGCGATAAAACTGCGCTAATATGTTACGTACTGGAACAGGAACGATTGCCCTCCGATAAAACAATAATGGTGGGTGACCGACATTATGATATCATAGGTGCGAAGGCCAACGGCATTCACTCGGCCGCTGTCCTATGGGGAAATAGTACAAAAGGAGAGCTATCCGCTTGCGAACCGGATATGCTTGTGGGTACGCCGACCGATCTAATTGGAGAACTCGGTCGACTTTGGCCATAG
- a CDS encoding 4Fe-4S dicluster domain-containing protein yields MGDYIISTNPKRCIACHACEIACKSEKGLPLEVTLGKIVVLGPKMVNGNPNMTSVFVPCFHCEQAWCMESCPTEAIRRRKKDGLVYIIDSLCVGCKACITACPWHIPQWNVEAGKVVKCDLCMDLIDAGEEPVCVSVCPTNALEFCKPAELSNNTREAYGRGLLEKKLWATKVR; encoded by the coding sequence ATGGGCGATTATATCATTTCCACCAACCCGAAGCGCTGCATTGCCTGTCATGCCTGTGAGATTGCCTGCAAGTCAGAGAAAGGGCTTCCGCTGGAGGTGACCCTGGGCAAAATCGTCGTCCTGGGTCCCAAGATGGTCAACGGCAATCCCAATATGACCTCCGTTTTCGTCCCCTGTTTTCACTGTGAACAGGCATGGTGCATGGAGTCCTGCCCCACGGAAGCCATTCGTCGAAGGAAAAAGGATGGCCTTGTTTATATCATCGACAGTCTGTGCGTAGGCTGCAAGGCCTGCATCACGGCCTGTCCGTGGCATATCCCCCAGTGGAACGTCGAGGCCGGTAAAGTCGTCAAGTGCGACCTGTGCATGGATCTCATCGACGCCGGCGAGGAACCGGTGTGCGTATCGGTCTGCCCCACCAACGCACTGGAGTTTTGCAAACCCGCAGAGCTTTCCAACAACACCCGGGAAGCCTATGGCAGGGGATTGCTCGAAAAGAAACTATGGGCGACAAAGGTGCGTTGA
- the rsxC gene encoding electron transport complex subunit RsxC has translation MMTPLATFPKGGVHPKENKDLSNALPIETMPDPSKVSLFLKQHVGTPCQVAVPHRPDPRSDHAIDDNLLFSSEHPGALFRLLVDKKDRVKQGDRIGEIGDRLGAVLHASVGGAVLGVKNILHYQVGKAPAIVIRTDPEAVAPIRMPVDWRHFSREQIQERIAAAGIVGLGGAGFPTDVKLDVKPGVKLDTLILNGAECEPYITCDHRVMVEKAREIIEGAKILLTVLGITYCAIGVENNKPDAIAALNEAIDRADSTDGFKIEVKPLAVKYPQGSADQIMQSITGRVRPSGQRSSSIGIIVQNVYTTKMVYDAVVLDKPLTERVITVTGRAIARPANLRVKIGTHISEIADYLGGTTADLCKVVVGGPMMGFAVSDLDMPITKTTPGILFMNHAEVDARAHGPCIRCGFCLDACPMGLEPNNIGIYVEAGRGAETEPFGLMDDCFECGSCAYVCPAKRPLVQFIRLARLEIDQARKLKEIREQKRKAG, from the coding sequence ATGATGACCCCACTGGCGACATTCCCCAAGGGTGGGGTCCATCCCAAAGAGAACAAGGACCTCAGCAATGCGTTGCCCATCGAAACCATGCCCGATCCGTCGAAGGTGTCGCTGTTTCTCAAACAGCATGTCGGCACGCCTTGCCAAGTGGCCGTTCCCCATCGGCCAGATCCGAGAAGCGATCATGCGATCGACGACAATCTTCTTTTTTCCAGCGAGCACCCCGGAGCGCTCTTCAGGCTGCTGGTGGACAAAAAAGACAGGGTCAAGCAAGGCGATCGGATCGGCGAAATTGGCGACCGACTCGGCGCGGTGCTTCATGCCAGCGTCGGCGGAGCGGTTCTGGGGGTGAAAAACATACTCCACTACCAGGTGGGCAAGGCGCCGGCCATCGTCATCCGAACCGATCCCGAAGCCGTCGCACCGATCCGCATGCCGGTGGACTGGCGGCACTTCTCACGGGAGCAGATCCAGGAGCGCATCGCCGCTGCCGGAATCGTCGGCCTGGGGGGCGCCGGATTTCCCACCGACGTCAAGCTCGACGTCAAACCAGGCGTCAAGCTCGACACCCTGATCCTCAACGGCGCCGAGTGTGAGCCCTATATCACCTGCGATCATCGCGTCATGGTGGAAAAAGCCCGGGAGATCATCGAAGGCGCAAAAATCCTGCTGACGGTGCTGGGCATTACCTACTGTGCCATCGGCGTGGAAAACAACAAGCCGGACGCCATCGCGGCGCTCAATGAAGCCATCGACCGCGCGGATTCGACCGACGGTTTCAAGATCGAGGTCAAACCACTGGCGGTCAAATACCCCCAGGGGTCGGCCGATCAAATCATGCAGAGTATCACAGGCCGGGTCAGACCATCGGGACAGCGCTCCTCGAGTATTGGGATCATCGTCCAAAATGTCTACACGACAAAAATGGTCTATGACGCCGTGGTTCTGGACAAACCCCTGACGGAACGCGTAATCACGGTCACCGGTCGTGCAATCGCGCGACCGGCGAACCTGCGTGTCAAAATCGGCACCCATATTTCGGAAATCGCGGATTACCTCGGTGGGACCACGGCGGACCTGTGCAAGGTGGTGGTCGGCGGGCCGATGATGGGCTTTGCCGTGTCCGACCTGGATATGCCGATCACGAAAACCACACCGGGTATATTGTTTATGAACCATGCCGAAGTCGATGCACGGGCCCACGGGCCCTGTATCCGGTGCGGGTTTTGCCTGGATGCCTGCCCTATGGGACTGGAGCCGAACAATATCGGCATCTACGTGGAGGCCGGCAGGGGGGCGGAAACCGAACCCTTTGGTCTGATGGACGATTGTTTCGAGTGTGGCAGTTGTGCCTACGTCTGTCCGGCCAAGCGACCCCTGGTGCAATTTATCCGCCTTGCCCGGCTGGAAATCGACCAGGCCCGTAAACTCAAAGAAATCAGGGAACAGAAAAGAAAAGCAGGATAA
- a CDS encoding RnfABCDGE type electron transport complex subunit D, translating to MATKRSPISQQSCDGVDGHHLLVSVSPHLKADITVSRIMWTVVVCLMPPLILSIFVFGFQTLIITAVSVASCLATEAISQKLLGRPVTIKDGSAVITGLLLAYVIPPGVPLWMPVFGAVMAIFVTKIIMGGLGFNIFNPALIGRAFLVATYPVAMTTAWLAPIRNVAIFRTMGAGVDAVSSATPLYVLKHYGMAAVKEQFGSGTSIYTDFFIGFRPGCIGETSALLLLVGGLYLIYRGYIRWHIPVSIIATVALLTWIFDGERIFTGDPLLAVLSGGVMLGAFFMATDYVTSPTQRNGQVVFGIGVGALTVLIRLKGGYPEGVCYAILLMNPLTPALDQWFKPKRFSQGAVQ from the coding sequence ATGGCAACGAAACGCTCCCCCATCTCTCAGCAATCGTGCGATGGCGTCGACGGGCACCATCTGTTGGTTTCGGTGTCGCCCCATCTGAAAGCCGATATTACCGTATCCCGGATCATGTGGACCGTGGTCGTCTGCCTGATGCCGCCGCTGATCCTGTCGATTTTCGTCTTCGGCTTTCAGACGCTGATCATCACCGCCGTCAGCGTAGCCAGCTGCCTGGCCACCGAGGCGATCTCGCAAAAACTTCTGGGCCGTCCGGTCACCATCAAGGATGGCAGCGCCGTAATTACCGGCCTTTTGCTGGCCTATGTCATCCCGCCTGGGGTCCCTTTATGGATGCCGGTCTTCGGGGCGGTGATGGCCATATTTGTCACCAAAATCATCATGGGCGGCCTCGGTTTCAACATCTTCAACCCAGCCCTGATCGGCCGCGCCTTTCTGGTTGCCACCTACCCCGTGGCCATGACCACGGCGTGGCTGGCGCCGATCCGAAACGTGGCCATCTTCAGGACCATGGGCGCCGGTGTGGATGCCGTCAGTTCGGCCACGCCGCTTTACGTGTTAAAGCATTACGGCATGGCGGCCGTGAAGGAGCAGTTTGGATCCGGGACATCGATATACACCGATTTTTTCATCGGATTCAGGCCCGGATGCATCGGCGAAACGTCGGCCCTGCTCCTGTTGGTGGGGGGGCTCTATTTGATCTACAGGGGGTACATCCGCTGGCACATCCCGGTGTCGATCATCGCCACGGTGGCCCTTCTGACATGGATTTTCGACGGCGAACGGATCTTCACCGGTGATCCGCTGCTGGCTGTGCTATCCGGGGGGGTGATGCTCGGGGCGTTTTTCATGGCCACCGATTACGTCACATCACCGACCCAGCGCAACGGCCAGGTCGTCTTCGGCATCGGCGTCGGCGCACTGACCGTTCTGATCCGGCTCAAAGGCGGTTATCCGGAAGGGGTATGCTATGCGATTTTGCTGATGAATCCATTGACGCCGGCGTTGGATCAATGGTTCAAACCAAAGCGCTTTTCCCAGGGGGCGGTCCAATGA
- the rnfB gene encoding RnfABCDGE type electron transport complex subunit B → MDPLYIKLAIGGLVLLGSIGLFFGIGLALAAHKFAVEVNPKVEAVKEVLAGAQCGGCGFAGCEAYAEAVVNDPDVPPNLCFPGKSSVAEAVAQITGKQMGAMEDLVAVVHCARSIRKDYKKYDYIGYGRCSGANLAFAGPTDCQYGCVGFGECAGACPFDAITMENHFPVIDEELCVGCGTCVKTCPKHLITLVPKKARVVVRCSTQNTGKLAHQICEAGCMHCQSCIRDCPAEAVALVDGIIRIDHHKCLEYGQQCDEACIKACFMAHAIQPNRARPLFQKNDSHEPTAQEALAL, encoded by the coding sequence ATGGATCCATTATACATCAAACTGGCGATCGGAGGACTGGTGCTGCTGGGTAGCATCGGGCTTTTTTTCGGCATTGGCCTGGCATTGGCAGCCCACAAGTTCGCCGTCGAAGTCAATCCCAAAGTGGAAGCGGTCAAGGAAGTGCTGGCCGGCGCCCAGTGCGGCGGATGCGGCTTCGCAGGATGCGAGGCGTATGCCGAGGCCGTGGTCAATGATCCGGACGTTCCGCCCAATTTGTGCTTTCCCGGAAAATCGTCGGTGGCGGAAGCCGTGGCCCAAATCACCGGCAAGCAGATGGGGGCCATGGAGGACCTGGTGGCGGTCGTCCACTGCGCCCGATCGATCCGCAAGGACTACAAAAAATACGATTACATCGGATACGGGCGCTGCTCGGGGGCCAACCTGGCTTTCGCCGGTCCGACGGACTGTCAGTACGGGTGCGTTGGTTTCGGCGAATGCGCCGGTGCCTGCCCCTTTGACGCCATCACCATGGAAAACCATTTCCCGGTAATCGACGAAGAGCTCTGCGTGGGGTGCGGCACCTGCGTTAAGACCTGTCCAAAGCATCTGATCACGTTGGTACCCAAGAAAGCGCGCGTTGTCGTGCGTTGTAGCACCCAGAACACGGGCAAGCTGGCCCATCAGATTTGCGAGGCAGGCTGTATGCACTGCCAGTCCTGCATACGGGACTGCCCGGCCGAGGCCGTCGCCCTGGTCGACGGGATCATCCGCATCGATCACCATAAGTGTCTGGAATACGGACAGCAATGCGATGAGGCCTGCATCAAGGCCTGTTTCATGGCCCATGCGATTCAGCCCAATCGTGCGCGTCCATTGTTTCAGAAGAATGACAGCCACGAACCGACCGCCCAGGAGGCACTTGCCCTGTAG
- the fliB gene encoding flagellin lysine-N-methylase, whose translation MRRPLLLWWDIIVDKRSYQRYRKSTSTPLGQRLRAAVRRNHQDPSITRYARIVRSGDAACPFLTQDRRCRIHAELGEEWLPDTCAVFPRHLRARQGWIDISASLACPEIARRALANPSKITIAEAHLDTVTVATMRAVEPTLSYDGETAGLTLRTFALSLLQNRRLALWRRLLALGYLFEMVSLSEDETGADVMPAILDAFTRRMESGEVMGRIEEAPTLTGMQLQLIRRLHDEMISSVCVTAFRHCTEQCLDGLDYAGAQPFTETIGRRYDFAFDHFYRPFFRRYGFMLENYLVSYLLHHDICFHRGGQLYEDYIMMVLNFAMLKTYLIGMAAWHRENFHPDMVTRLIYSFTKVVEPDARFRDYALGLLAQSGCTDMMHLAVLIRN comes from the coding sequence GTGCGAAGACCACTGCTGTTATGGTGGGATATCATCGTCGATAAACGATCCTACCAGCGGTATCGAAAATCGACATCCACACCTCTCGGCCAGCGGCTTCGTGCCGCGGTACGGCGCAATCACCAGGATCCCTCCATCACGCGCTATGCACGAATTGTACGCTCCGGAGACGCGGCGTGCCCCTTCCTGACACAGGATCGGCGCTGTCGGATTCATGCCGAACTAGGTGAAGAATGGCTTCCGGATACCTGCGCCGTTTTCCCCCGACACCTGCGGGCCAGGCAGGGGTGGATCGACATCTCCGCATCCTTGGCCTGCCCGGAGATCGCGCGTCGTGCATTGGCAAACCCCAGCAAAATTACCATCGCGGAAGCGCACCTGGATACTGTAACGGTCGCAACGATGCGTGCGGTCGAGCCGACGCTTTCTTATGATGGGGAAACCGCCGGCCTGACGTTGCGAACGTTCGCTTTGTCCCTTTTGCAAAACCGGCGACTTGCCTTGTGGCGGCGCCTTTTGGCGCTCGGCTATCTTTTTGAGATGGTCAGTCTCTCTGAAGACGAGACTGGCGCTGATGTCATGCCTGCGATTTTGGACGCGTTTACCCGTCGCATGGAATCCGGCGAAGTAATGGGGCGGATCGAAGAGGCGCCCACGCTGACCGGGATGCAGCTGCAACTCATAAGACGGCTCCATGACGAAATGATTTCTTCCGTCTGCGTAACGGCATTCAGGCACTGCACCGAACAGTGCCTTGACGGACTCGACTACGCTGGCGCGCAACCGTTCACCGAGACCATCGGCCGCCGGTACGATTTTGCCTTCGATCACTTTTACCGTCCGTTTTTCCGGCGATACGGTTTCATGCTGGAAAACTATCTCGTCAGCTATCTGCTGCATCACGATATCTGCTTTCATCGAGGCGGGCAGCTGTATGAAGACTACATTATGATGGTCCTTAATTTCGCCATGCTCAAGACCTATCTGATCGGCATGGCGGCATGGCACCGTGAGAATTTTCATCCAGATATGGTCACCCGGTTGATCTATTCCTTCACCAAAGTGGTCGAGCCGGATGCCCGCTTCAGGGATTATGCACTGGGGCTGCTGGCACAAAGCGGTTGCACGGATATGATGCACCTGGCGGTTCTAATCAGAAATTGA
- a CDS encoding iron-sulfur cluster assembly scaffold protein — MTNGGSILFGTGILLAVTLVWFILYYWLNPHVSSPDGKARVVGSCGDIMEIRLRFKKARMIEGSSWTNGCAYSLNCVCAAVDLARNKTPEEILDVDSAMIREAVGGLPKDHWHCSTLAADTLHAAIDDYMQACLKKSVNF, encoded by the coding sequence ATGACAAACGGCGGCAGCATCCTTTTCGGCACCGGGATTCTCCTGGCCGTCACCCTGGTATGGTTTATCCTTTACTACTGGCTCAATCCCCACGTATCGAGCCCTGACGGCAAGGCACGAGTGGTTGGCAGCTGCGGTGACATCATGGAGATTCGTCTCCGGTTCAAAAAAGCGCGCATGATCGAGGGTTCTTCGTGGACCAACGGGTGCGCCTACAGTCTCAACTGCGTATGCGCGGCGGTGGATCTTGCCAGGAACAAAACGCCAGAGGAGATCCTGGACGTCGATTCGGCCATGATCCGCGAGGCTGTCGGCGGGCTTCCGAAAGACCACTGGCACTGCTCGACCCTTGCGGCCGACACCCTGCATGCAGCCATCGACGATTACATGCAAGCCTGCCTGAAGAAATCCGTCAATTTCTGA